A DNA window from Mytilus edulis chromosome 14, xbMytEdul2.2, whole genome shotgun sequence contains the following coding sequences:
- the LOC139504410 gene encoding uncharacterized protein, protein MNENLRNVIISIILCLFIIFGYLQRENMWEQQYLISQQSRHPPRFVGNEKPCTSSRCISEHLNCPCDINKTSARPGTRSDNSIALDKASLLDYLRDNLTSYFDGEKNKRQKPAVCPAENSHKWDFNCVSHCPDMPHLSATSDRAQVCIKCKNKPTIKLENVKQVTPIQSFPENSECISEFVMQNCYDGNPVPSLVHYIWFSKKEMNFYHFLSFLSASKFLKPCLIMVHGDYLPFGFYWDYLLNLVPNIIHMKRNPPEAVFGIPLGNIEHKADVGRIQALQRFGGIYMDTDEIILRSLDNLRKYPFTLSHAVDHNLSNGLILSEKNAAFLSKWFSEYKTYSKVQWAYHSTIVPNLLSEKYPDLIHVENKTFVRPNYTQLRLLFEMNFDWSKNYAIHLYIRFYKFTHDFNDIRYLNTTIGSVARHVLYGNKELCANSIN, encoded by the exons atgaacgaaaatttgAGAAATGttataatttcaataattttatgtttatttataatatttggaTACCTACAAAGAGAAAATATGTGGGAACAACAGTATTTAATTAGCCAACAATCAAGACATCCACCAAGATTTGTTGGCAATG AGAAACCTTGCACAAGTTCTCGGTGTATATCTGAACATTTGAACTGTCCGTGTGATATCAACAAAACAAGTGCTCGTCCTGGTACCCGGTCCGATAATTCTATAGCTCTCGACAAGGCATCCTTACTGGATTATTTAAGGGATAATTTAACATCATATTTTGACGGAGAGAAGAATAAAAGACAAAAACCTGCCGTATGTCCTGCAGAAAATTCTCATAAATGGGATTTTAACTGCGTATCGCATTGTCCCGATATGCCACATTTGAGTGCGACATCTGATCGTGCGCAAGTTTGTATTAAATGCAAGAATAAACCAACCATCAAATTAGAGAACGTAAAACAAGTGACGCCAATTCAAAGTTTTCCGGAAAATTCCGAATGTATTTCGGAATTTGTTATGCAGAACTGTTACGATGGCAACCCAGTGCCAAGTTTAGTTCATTATATCTGGTTTTccaaaaaagaaatgaatttttatcattttcttaGCTTTCTTAGTGCTAGTAAGTTTTTGAAACCATGTTTAATAATGGTTCATGGTGACTATCTACCATTCGGATTCTATTGGGATTATTTATTAAATCTAGTGCCAAATATAATTCACATGAAAAGAAATCCACCTGAAGCTGTATTCGGAATACCATTAGGCAATATAGAACATAAAGCGGATGTTGGCAGAATACAAGCTTTACAAA GATTTGGGGGAATATATATGGATACAGACGAGATTATACTCAGGTCATTGGACAATCTTCGTAAATACCCTTTTACCTTGAGTCATGCAGTCGACCATAATCTCAGCAACGGACTTATTCTGTCAGAGAAAAATGCAGCATTTTTGAGCAAATGGTTTTCAGAATATAAAACCTACTCAAAAGTGCAATGGGCATATCATTCAACAATAGTGCCTAATTTGTTATCTGAAAAATACCCGGATTTAATTCATGtcgaaaataaaacatttgttagaCCTAATTATACGCAACTTCGGTTACTGTTTGAAATGAATTTTGATTGGTCTAAAAATTATGCTATTCATTTATATATACGGTTTTACAAATTTACTCACGATTTTAATGATATTAGATATTTGAATACTACCATTGGATCCGTAGCTAGACATGTACTGTACGGGAATAAAGAACTATGTGCGAATTCaatcaattaa